accatatgtaatgagatctgatggatctgatgccctcttctggtgtgtctgaagacaggtactgtgtgtgtgtgtgtgtgtgtgtgtgtgtgtgtgtgtgtgtgtgtgtgtgtctttaaaaaaataaaaaggaaatattgaACCAGTGAGTCCTTAGGTTAGCATTTACTGTCATCATTTTACTGCGTAGTCCAGGGATGTTAGAGAGCATTCGCAATGGGCCAGGAACTAGCTGGATATTACGGTTTGGGGGGTGAAGCAGGACTGGGGCTCTAAATGGACGGGGTTCAGACCCTCCTACAACTATCTCTCTTTTCTACCCAGAATTGGAGTTGACCATTCGAATCACCCTTTATGCGGTGATCTTTCTGATGAGTGTTGGCGGAAACGTGCTCATCATTGTGGTCCTGGGACTGAGCCGACGCCTAAGAACGGTCACCAACGCCTTCCTACTCTCCCTGGCAGTCAGCGACCTCCTGCTGGCTGTCGCTTGCATGCCCTTCACACTCCTGCCCAACCTCATGGGCACATTCATCTTCGGCACAGTCATCTGCAAGGCCGTTTCCTACCTCATGGGTAGGTGAGACAAACACTATCTCCCCCTTTGCCcccttccttcttaaagtccttgaCAAATACATGGGGTTTTTTTTCCTGATAGGGGTGGAGGAAATCATCTTGGTGAGCTTGCAGAGGGCGCGTTTCCAAGATGACCCTTTCCTTTACCCTTCTTTAGGGGTATCAGTGAGTGTGTCCACTCTAAATCTCGCGGCCATCGCCCTGGAGCGATACAGCGCCATCTGCCGACCACTGCAAGCACGAGTGTGGCAGACACGCTCCCACGCAGCTCGGGTGATCTTAGCCACGTGGCTGCTGTCTGGATTGCTTATGGTCCCCTACCCCGTGTACACCGTGGTGCAGCCAGTGGGGCCTCGAATACTGCAGTGCATGCATCTCTGGCCCAGTGAACGTGTCCAACAAATGTGGTGAGGAAGTCCCATTTCCTTCTCCCTCAGATGCTTATACTCCTTCCCTAAAGCAACGCTTCTAGGCTGCTGgctaggtggcagaggcaggggtaggATTTGGTTTTGCCACTGGGGAGGGCAAGAGACCTGCGAAGGACCCTAAATTGGAACTCCAAATGTGGGGGTGCAGAATGAGGCTTGGTgagaaaattctagaaagtccAGTTTTTGCCTCTTCATCTACCTGTGCCTGGCCACAGAGAGACAACGATTGGTCTGTGTTGTGTTCCCAGGTCCGTGCTTCTGCTAATACTGCTGTTCTTCATCCCGGGCGTGGTTATGGCGGTGGCCTATGGACTCATCTCCCGCGAACTCTACCTAGGGCTCCGCTTTGATGGTGATAATGACAGCGAGACCCAAAGCCGGGTCCGAAACCAAGGGGGTCTGCCGGGTGGGGCAGCAGCACCAGGTGGGTGAAAAACACGAGGGGCGGGGCTTTGGTGATGGGCATGAACTCCTTACTTGGGTGGATGTGAAAGAATTGTAGAAAGGTGGGAGGCCGCGGTGAAAGCTGTGGGGAAGGAGCATCGAACAGAGGTTAGGCTGCAGTTTGAGAGCAATCTGCCTTCTGCTTTGATTGCACCCTCTGTGCTCCATGCTCAGGGCCTGTCCACCAGAACGGGGGTTGCCGGCATGTGACCAGCCTGACTGGGGAAGACAGTGATGGCTGCTACGTGCAACTTCCGCGTTCCCGACTGGAGATGACAACGCTGACCACGCCCACTACTGGGCCAGGCCCTGGCCCTCGGCCCAACCAGGCCAAGCTGCTGGCTAAGAAGCGGGTGGTGCGAATGCTGCTGgtgattgttttgctttttttcgtGTGTTGGCTGCCAGTGTACAGCGCCAACACGTGGCGTGCCTTCGATGGCCCAGGCGCGCGCCGAGCACTCGCAGGGGCCCCTATCTCTTTCATCCACTTGCTGAGCTACACCTCTGCTTGTGCCAACCCCCTGGTCTACTGTTTCATGCACCGCCGATTCCGCCAGGCCTGCCTGGACACATGTGCCCGCTGTTGCCCACGCCCTCCACGAGCTCGCCCACGGCCTCTTCCGGATGAGGATCCTCCTACCCCCTCCATCGCTTCTCTGTCCAGGCTAAGCTATACCACCATCAGCACGCTGGGACCTGGCTGAGGGATTGGGAGAGTGGAGAGTGAGATGAGATACATAACTACTATAAAATGACCCATCCAAACACATAACAAAATCCGGGATTAATTCAGGTGGTACCCAACATCATGGACAGACCCCTACACACAGAAAGCAGTATCTTTGCTGCCCCACCTGAAACAGACAGGAGTCTTACATAGGAAAAGAGGCTCACTTCTGATATGGGACTGAGTCCTTCCCTAGACATCTGGCACTGACCCCATTACATAGACAGACATACGGTCCATAGCAGTAAACTTTCCCTATACAAGGGGAACTCTGACAAGGGCTGATTGGCTTCTCACATGAGTACACTAATGGCACTATTCTATAGTGCCCATAGCCTAGTGCGGTAGTGACTTAGGACATTGCAGCTGTCCCCAGTTTGACCTCATCATTGCCTTCCTTATCCAGCACTGAAATTATCAACAGGCCTAAAATCACATGCCTTTCGGAGCCGCAGATCTCTTAGCACTGAAAAAGTCCCGTCATCCCTTTCCATTAGGGACTGTGGAAAATCCTcttccctcctgcctctccccccTCACCAGACCACATCATAAAAGTATAAGTGACTTAGCGTCCTCCTGGACTTCCTGGGCTTTGGTGGGCAGGTGAGCAGGTGTGGTTTATGGGAAACATCTTTATCTGTTTGCTCCCATGACTATTCAACCCCATGTCCGACCTTGTGCAAAAAGAGATGAGCGTATCCTCCCTTGATTGTCATCTGGGACCTAACCCTACTCCGGTGATGTAGTAGCTGGGACACACTGTGGCAGGTGGGATATCCATGACACTTCATGACTCCTGAGTACACCCTCTCATTTGGTGCCATCGTTAAAGTACTATACTAATGGCTTCCTGTTAATTTTTTGatgaaaagataaaaagatgAAAGACTACCTAAGGCTCAGATTATTCGACGTGTGTTTGAAACACCAAGAATCAGACTGTGACAGTTAGTTAAAGAGTGAAGTCTTTTTTACTACatgcttgatctcctttagtgTCAGAAACTGGCCAAGATACAGTTGAATAGAAGTGCCTTCACTAGATGTAGCAacagcagggcggtggtggctcacgcctttaatcccagcacttgggaggcagaggcaggcagatttctaaattcgaggccagcctggtctacaaagtgagttccaggacagccagcgatgtacagaaagaccctgtctcaaaaacaaacaaacaaacaaacaaaaacaaagaaaaactagaTGTAGCAACAAAGATACCTACGGGTGATGGGCTGGAGTGTAGGACTGGAGATCAGTGTGAGTCTCAGAGCCCAACTCCCTTTTTGACCAGAAAACTCATCTAGctccagagaaagacagagaccagcAACCTCAGCTCTtcacagagggggaggggagaggaggaggagaagaaagaggaagaagaggagaagagggagaagagggtagACAAAGATAATCAAAGGCAAAATATTGTGAGTAGAGCGATCCTTGACGCTTTATCTAGCAACAGATGGGGGAAACAGACTGTGTTAGCCAGGCTTACTATTGCTGTGCTGAGACATGATGACCGaatgcaagttggggagaaaagggtttattcagcttatgttTCCACATCATCGTCCATTATTGGAGGAAGTCAGACAGGAacacaaacagggcaggaagctggaggcaggagctgatgcagaggccacggagaaTGCTGatttctggcttgcttcccttagCTTGCTCACACTGCTGCTTTGTagaccccaggaccaccagcccaaggatgacaCTACTAACAATGGGGTGTGTGCCCTCTGCATCTCCTACTaatgactaattaagaaaatgctctgtaGGCTTGtatacagccagatcttatggaggcattttcttaattgaggcttcCCCACTCtaagatgactttagcttgtgtcaagttgacataaaactctcCAGCACACAGACCTAaacctcctacacacacacacacgtcttataATAATTTAGGGAAAAGTAGAAATAATTCCAGTGGGTcagtgatggctcagtagttaaaagtacTTCCTGAGCTCAGCCTCTAGGTCtcttgatggaaggagagaattgagtTCTAaaaattgacctctgaccttcagatGTGCACTATGGCTTGTGTATTTGCACTCACATTtaccatatacacataataatgagtaatcattttaaaataagaaataacagcCAACTGTTCTTCACCTTGGGGTTGGTACCTCATGAGCCCTGCCCCTCTGTATGCTGAATGTTGAGAAAGGGGAGTCCAGGAGGTTCCGGTGTTAAATATGATCCAAACATACtgcattcattttaaaaaaaatgtaaagtacCATATTGATGTAAACCTTGAGATGGGGACAGGTAGACTTGAGTTTTATGAGACATAAGATATACAACATGTTGAGCCCTttactaaagaaaaagaagacaaagttcGTGGATATAAAATTTCTAGGGCCTGACCCAGCACTTTGGGGAGCTCTGAAATGTAAGCTTCATCTGCCTTGCCTAACATCCACCCACTAACCAAGCACCCTAGAGAAAGGCTGGATGGAGGGAAATGCAGTGAAAAGGGACAGTGGGTCCCTTGTTTACCATTATAGGGTCAttcccatccatccttccttctggtTCTGGGCTGTGAAAGgctgggggaaggaagagaaCGAAGGAGAAGGCGTTCCAAGCTGTCAACTTAAGACCGTGCTGTTTAAAAATAGAATCCCAGCTGGCCTGAGGAGCTGAAGGGAGATATTAGGCCTTTCGCTCATGCCAGCTTTTCCATGGGAGCAGGAATAGGCTACTCTTCTAAAGGGGTGATAGGAGCTACTTCTCTATTAGGGAGGCATTGACTCCTgaggagggagacacagagagacagagagagcagagctGAATGGAATGAGGGAAGACTGAGTCCAGCCTCTTTGAACTTCCAGTGTGAGCCTAagtgctgtagcccaggcttaACCTTGAACCAAGTACAGGGCATAGCCTGAGAAATACTGCTGCACATGCTGAAACCCTTTCACTCACAGAACACTCACGCCTCCATCATCCCACTCAGTGCGCTGTCCTATTGCCAGATGTGGAGTCCCGAGCATCTCCcatctgttttgtgtttgttgcAACTCAGCAAATTATGTCTGGTGCAGACTagatgtcactgtcactgtcactgtgagCCCCTGCTTGGTCACTTTAGAAGGCTCATCTGCTTGTTCAGTGCTTCACTGCAGTCTCTCCTGATGGTTGTTTGTGTTCCTGCCTCATTTCTTTCTTGGGCTGGAAACTGGATGATATAACAGGAAGATGGCAGAGCCTGGTGACAGGGGAGGTGCTGGTGAAATCTGATACTTCATACTGCCCTTGTGACAGGCATTTGTACAGATTCCTTGATTTACTTCCCAAGACCCTTCAGAGCAGTTCTCTTCTCCAACAGTGAGGAAAGTGGAGCTGGGGAAGCTTAGGGTAGTTACATAAGTCCCCACATCCAGAAGAGAGCCCAGATCTGAGCTCAGGTACCTGGCTCCAAAGCTGTCCCTCTCTGTCACAGTTGGACTCTTCAAACCCTGTAGTGCTAGCCACTCTGTGTTGTatgaagctaggtgtggtggtgcacacctttaatctcaacaccagaggcagagacaagttgatctctctgagttcaaggccaacacgatctacaaagtaagttatAGGAtactcagggctacatagtaagatcctatccagaaaaaaagtgggggagggtatatgtGGTTTTATTCAAATTACCTCAGTTAGTTTCAGTCCCAACTGTCTAGTAGGAATGATTACAGTAGATCCATAATATCATTTCAGAATGAAGTAGAATAGAGAGCATAAAATGAATTACCATTGTACCAGCATACAACATAAGAAGGGTGCAACCTGAAGTTACTTTGTGACCTGGAGGAAGAAAAGTACCAGGAAACAGGCCCTCTGCAGACGGGCAGTCTATCTCTCATTTGGATCTATAGTGACCTCCCAAATGCCCACGGGTTAACTAAAGTCATAGTGCCAGCTTCATGTATTGGGAAGTGGTGGAAGGTGCATATGAAGAGGTGGGTACAGACAaagtgtacgtgtgtatgtgcacgtgtgtgttcaCATGTTGGTGGGtccacatgtgcctgtgtgtgcctgtgtgcatgtgtgtacatgtgtgtatacacatgtgtacatgtgtgtacatgtgcgtatgcatgtgtgtatgcatgtgtgtgtacatgtgtatgcatacatacatgcacacatgttcatgtgGTGGTGGgtccacatgtgtatgtgtgtgtacatttgcatacatgtgtgcctgtgcacatgcatgtgcctgcatatgtgtgtgctagAGTAGAGATAGGTCTTTCCTCAGGAGCCACCCaccttgtttttctgagacagggttcccCACTGACTTGAAACAGTAGGCTAGCCAGAGAACCATAGGATCCGTCTGTCTTTACAACCATCTATTTGTACTTCTGCACCTCgcttttaaaatgtgggttctggggctctAACCCAGATCCTCATGTTTATACAGCAcgtactttatcaactgagctgtctccccagccagcctggaacctgctatatggaaatctgcctctgcctttcaaatgcTAGCATTAAGGGTGGTCCCACCTCAACCTAAACCTAAAGAAATGGGGCTTAGTAGGAAGCTGTCAGGCCTTTGGAGGCATGCCCACAAAGAGGATACTGGAATGCCAGcccctatttttctttttgcttctttgcCATCATGAAGTAAATAGCTTTGCTGTATCACAGGCTCCCCGGTATGATGTCTACCCCTCCAGAGCCTAAGGACAAAGGGATGGGGACTGTTTAGTTGTTCTACAGTTTAGTTAGTAAGCCAAACCctcaaaactgtgagccaagcaaactttccctcttttgttttttatttgtttgtttggttttcagtttttcaagacagggtttctctgtgtagcctcccttggctgtcctggaactctgtagaccagcctggtctcaaaTTCAGATATTCTCCtacctctgtgtcctgagtgctaggattaaaagtgtgtgccaccaccatctggctaaCTTTTCCTCTTTATAGGGCAGTTGTTTCAGGTAACTTGTTACGGTATCAGGAAACTGACTTACATAGATAACCATCCACAGCTAAAACTTGAAAAGGACAGAACTTCAAGTTTAAGAGGAGAGTCAGAACCTGCTGTAAAATGATATTAGAAGTAAAGTCAGTAATTGAACTCAGCTTTGCCTAACTCCAAAGTCCATCTTCTTTTTATCATGAATCCTGACTCTGATTTCCAGGGGTGGGGGACCATTCAGGGATGGAGGAAATTATTGACAGCAACTTGGAACCACCCAAAGCTCTTTCTAGGGCTCAAAACAGAGAACAGATATTTGTAGCTCTGTGGGCTTGTACCCATCATCAACTCCTGTCCTATCTCTCTATCCCCATAGGAAAGCCCCTTGGAAACCATCACCCATGACACAAAAGCACTGGGCAGTATCCTGGAAATATCAGCATTCAGCATCTCCCAAGAAGGCAGGTTTCATATCTGTGTCTCGAAAACTCCTGGTGATGAGCTAGGGGGCTGTAACCATGAATGTGCAGACATCTGCAGTCAGAGTCAGATCTGACTAGTGGGGAGAGAAAGATGAGTTATGGGCTCTTCCTTTGAGGTATCTGTGGGGAATAGAAAAGGAGACATGGTGAAGACGGCAGGACCTGTCTCAGCCTTGCTGTTGTGGTATAGTGGATGTGCCGCTCTCCAGTAAACTACAACCCTTATTGTTGGGTCAAACCATGATCCTTTGGCTGCTGCTTGCACTCTGAACCTCAGCTACCGCTTTCTCAAGCTTAGGGGGCAGTTGATCAGCCAGAACGGAGATTCATCTCTAGCAGCATACACAAAGATCATCACCCCCCTCCCTTTTGATAGGACTCAGGCTTTTGGCAATAGAATTTCCAACACTGCCACATAGCCACACCTTGGGGACAGGAAACAGTTAATGAATTAGAGCCACTGAAGTAGAACTTGTCTTAATCAAACAGTTTTGGACGTCAGAACCCTAAGGAGGCATAGAAGTAGTGATCGATAAGAACTGGAGGGCTCCCAAGAAATGTACATTTAGAGGATAAGGGTAGCTAGAGATAAGGTGTCCGGTTTCTCAGGGCAAAGCAAGCAGGCTTTG
This Mus musculus strain C57BL/6J chromosome 7, GRCm38.p6 C57BL/6J DNA region includes the following protein-coding sequences:
- the Cckbr gene encoding gastrin/cholecystokinin type B receptor; its protein translation is MDLLKLNRSLQGPGPGSGSSLCRPGVSLLNSSSAGNLSCETPRIRGTGTRELELTIRITLYAVIFLMSVGGNVLIIVVLGLSRRLRTVTNAFLLSLAVSDLLLAVACMPFTLLPNLMGTFIFGTVICKAVSYLMGVSVSVSTLNLAAIALERYSAICRPLQARVWQTRSHAARVILATWLLSGLLMVPYPVYTVVQPVGPRILQCMHLWPSERVQQMWSVLLLILLFFIPGVVMAVAYGLISRELYLGLRFDGDNDSETQSRVRNQGGLPGGAAAPGPVHQNGGCRHVTSLTGEDSDGCYVQLPRSRLEMTTLTTPTTGPGPGPRPNQAKLLAKKRVVRMLLVIVLLFFVCWLPVYSANTWRAFDGPGARRALAGAPISFIHLLSYTSACANPLVYCFMHRRFRQACLDTCARCCPRPPRARPRPLPDEDPPTPSIASLSRLSYTTISTLGPG
- the Cckbr gene encoding gastrin/cholecystokinin type B receptor isoform X2; its protein translation is MVPYPVYTVVQPVGPRILQCMHLWPSERVQQMWSVLLLILLFFIPGVVMAVAYGLISRELYLGLRFDGDNDSETQSRVRNQGGLPGGAAAPGPVHQNGGCRHVTSLTGEDSDGCYVQLPRSRLEMTTLTTPTTGPGPGPRPNQAKLLAKKRVVRMLLVIVLLFFVCWLPVYSANTWRAFDGPGARRALAGAPISFIHLLSYTSACANPLVYCFMHRRFRQACLDTCARCCPRPPRARPRPLPDEDPPTPSIASLSRLSYTTISTLGPG
- the Cckbr gene encoding gastrin/cholecystokinin type B receptor isoform X1 produces the protein MDLLKLNRSLQGPGPGSGSSLCRPGVSLLNSSSAGNLSCETPRIRGTGTRELELTIRITLYAVIFLMSVGGNVLIIVVLGLSRRLRTVTNAFLLSLAVSDLLLAVACMPFTLLPNLMGTFIFGTVICKAVSYLMGVSVSVSTLNLAAIALERYSAICRPLQARVWQTRSHAARVILATWLLSGLLMVPYPVYTVVQPVGPRILQCMHLWPSERVQQMSVLLLILLFFIPGVVMAVAYGLISRELYLGLRFDGDNDSETQSRVRNQGGLPGGAAAPGPVHQNGGCRHVTSLTGEDSDGCYVQLPRSRLEMTTLTTPTTGPGPGPRPNQAKLLAKKRVVRMLLVIVLLFFVCWLPVYSANTWRAFDGPGARRALAGAPISFIHLLSYTSACANPLVYCFMHRRFRQACLDTCARCCPRPPRARPRPLPDEDPPTPSIASLSRLSYTTISTLGPG